From one Coffea eugenioides isolate CCC68of chromosome 11, Ceug_1.0, whole genome shotgun sequence genomic stretch:
- the LOC113752349 gene encoding protein ACCELERATED CELL DEATH 6-like, with product MARSGINLSHRSAAYRAVIDGKRQSVENFRSFWREEGVKPLAKCGDTVLHFLAIHGNVAAFGLLLQDGLVTSENLKAKNVNGDTALHEAARFGHKDVAEIILRTERDLVSESNKLGETPLFVAAACGKKEVFSLLEKYIGDYMMRRNDGCTILHAAVIGECYSLAIGILESCPDLAGKRNEKGKTALHLLAAKQESFRSGSAYTLKDLRRKSLIPLHILRTIIYSCIAVLYKELQTVNNVEEPSNSASIHKVNRSSFANFILGFPLLKEIDDARQSHAVAVMLAERLIRREDWSQYVRTEDKDLEGSQFGISSEKKNRMPDPLIQATRLGIIEVVQEILSVYPEAAYTFDGKGRNILQIAVEEKKWFLYDYLMTSGTDMDRMLSAIDYEGNSIIHLAARLESPPSAPPGVVPQMMWEVLWFKRVQYDSYPYLWQLQNSDGKTAKQVFETNHASLRENAERIVKELANAVLIVSVLIGTINFAAIFTVPGGFDQNTGEAIFLKNRRWEFGLLMFYLAGGLFSSLFTMGTLLVIIFLRFETEDFYVSLPCYYVMDMISIFYSAVFTIVACCQALIVQKVVITDFRPLVVFFFIYGLMALVLIETSYRMFDYVYYLIRYCLCYKGQAS from the exons ATGGCAAGGTCTGGAATCAACTTAAGCCATCGATCTGCTGCTTATAGAGCAGTCATAGATGGGAAAAGACAGTCAGTAGAAAACTTTCGCAGTTTCTGGAGGGAAGAAGGTGTGAAACCACTTGCTAAATGTGGTGATACTGTTCTCCATTTTCTGGCCATTCACGGAAATGTGGCTGCCTTCGGATTACTTCTCCAAGATGGTCTTGTGACCAGTGAAAATCTGAAGGCCAAGAATGTCAACGGCGACACTGCATTGCATGAGGCTGCAAGATTTGGTCACAAGGATGTTGCAGAGATCATCTTAAGGACAGAAAGGGATTTAGTGTCTGAGAGCAACAAACTGGGTGAAACCCCTCTTTTTGTGGCTGCTGCATGTGGGAAAAAGGAAGTTTTCTCACTTCTGGAAAAGTATATCGGTGATTACATGATGAGGAGGAATGATGGATGCACAATCCTTCATGCTGCTGTAATTGGAGAATGTTACA GTTTGGCAATTGGCATATTGGAGTCCTGTCCTGATCTTGCTGGAAAAcgtaatgaaaaaggaaaaactgcTTTACATCTTTTGGCTGCAAAACAAGAGTCCTTCAGGAGTGGGTCTGCCTACACGCTCAAAGATCTTCGGAGGAAGTCCCTCATTCCTCTGCATATACTCCGAACTATAATCTATTCTT GTATTGCGGTCTTGTACAAGGAATTGCAAACTGTCAATAATGTAGAAGAACCAAGCAATTCAGCTTCCATTCATAAAGTGAATAGATCTTCTTTTGCCAATTTTATCTTGG GTTTTCCTTTGCTTAAAGAAATTGATGATGCAAGGCAAAGCCATGCAGTTGCAGTAATGCTTGCAGAAAGGTTAATCAGAAGAGAAGATTGGAGCCAGTATGTGCGTACAGAGGACAAAGATCTTGAAGGCAGCCAGTTCGGGATATcatcagaaaagaaaaataggatgCCAGATCCACTAATACAAGCAACGAGACTGGGCATCATTGAGGTAGTTCAGGAAATCCTCAGTGTCTACCCTGAAGCTGCATATACCTTCGATGGAAAAGGAAGGAATATACTGCAAATTGCAGTGGAGGAGAAAAAATGGTTCTTGTACGACTACTTGATGACTAGTGGTACTGACATGGACAGGATGCTAAGCGCTATTGATTACGAAGGAAATAGCATTATACATCTCGCAGCACGCCTGGAATCCCCTCCCAGCGCACCCCCTGGAGTTGTTCCGCAAATGATGTGGGAAGTCCTCTGGTTTAAG CGGGTGCAATATGACTCTTATCCATATCTCTGGCAACTACAAAATTCTGATGGGAAGACAGCAAAACAAGTATTCGAGACGAATCATGCAAGTCTACGCGAAAATGCTGAGAGAATTGTGAAAGAATTGGCCAACGCTGTGTTGATTGTGTCTGTCCTCATTGGTACCATAAACTTTGCTGCAATTTTTACTGTTCCTGGAGGTTTCGATCAAAATACTGGAGAGGCCATTTTTCTCAAGAACCGGCGCTGGGAATTCGGCTTGTTGATGTTCTACTTAGCAGGAGGGCTGTTCTCCTCTCTGTTCACCATGGGGACTCTGCTGGTGATTATCTTTTTGCGATTTGAAACTGAGGATTTTTATGTTTCGCTGCCCTGCTACTATGTGATGGACATGATTTCCATCTTCTACTCTGCGGTCTTCACAATCGTAGCATGTTGCCAAGCATTAATAGTGCAGAAAGTTGTGATTACCGACTTCAGACCCCTTGTGGTGTTCTTCTTTATCTATGGTCTGATGGCCCTTGTGCTCATAGAAACATCATATCGGATGTTTGACTATGTGTATTACCTAATTCGTTATTGCCTTTGTTATAAAGGGCAAGCATCTTAA
- the LOC113752348 gene encoding uncharacterized protein LOC113752348, translating to MANTQTLRELATPDLTHQPLCITFPTLAENTSFELKSGLIQLLPSFHGLSGEEPHKHVKEFEKFLEKFFPASRAASLRKEICSIKQYSGESLYDFWERFNKLCARCPQHQISEQLLIQYFYEGLQSTDRSIIDAASGGALANKTPREAWDLIEAMAENSQQFGFRESTPTRRVNEAETSSIQQQLSELTSAVRQLAMRDTPRAKVCGICTSMDHCTDSCPILQEDGAEQAKFILESSTRIPPAMATKISTLILQFREFLGGYSQKRLATTTSQIQQETRQFQQETRSGMKDMDARINQLATAINRLESHVHGKLPSQPEINPRNVSAMTLRSGKELEGPKVESSKSKSEEEIEKEIEEEGRIRKDPKVTFTSPPTIKSNLPPFPCRLEKTIKVEREKEILDVFRKVQVNIPLLDVIKQVPKYAKFLKDLCINKRKLRGDERVMVGENVSAVLQRKLPPKCGDPGPLKETGIIIQLADRTCAYPDGIIENVLVQSVFAIYATNPSVQEFSKFACRGKFKVAANKSYRMKAIHEVKMERKFREKVALNGHVDPGGRPPITRKIQLHPD from the exons ATGGCCAACACCCAGACATTAAGGGAGCTGGCTACCCCAGACCTGACTCATCAGCCCTTGTGCATCACGTTCCCAACTCTGGCTGAAAATACTTCTTTCGAGCTGAAATCGGGGTTGATTCAGCTCTTGCCTTCGTTCCATGGTCTTTCTGGTGAAGAACCCCACAAACATGTCAAGGAATTCGAA aaattcctGGAGAAATTTTTCCCCGCATCCCGGGCTGCAAGTTTGAGGAAGGAGATTTGCAGCATCAAGCAGTACTCCGGGGAGTCATTGTACGATTTTTGGGAAAGGTTCAACAAGTTGTGCGCTAGATGCCCACAGCATCAGATTAGTGAACAACTGTTGATCCAATACTTCTATGAGGGACTCCAGTCAACTGACAGGAGTATTATTGACGCTGCGAGTGGAGGAGCCCTGGCGAACAAGACACCGAGGGAAGCATGGGACCTTATTGAAGCCATGGCAGAAAACTCTCAGCAGTTCGGCTTCCGTGAGAGCACTCCTACCCGTAGAGTCAATGAGGCAGAGACGTCATCCATCCAGCAGCAACTGTCAGAGTTGACGTCTGCTGTCAGGCAATTGGCCATGAGAGACACACCGCGAGCGAAGGTGTGTGGAATCTGTACTAGCATGGACCACTGCACGGATTCGTGCCCCATTTTGCAAGAGGACGGGGCGGAACAG GCAAAATTCATTCTCGaatcgtccaccaggattccaccagccatggcaaccaaaatctcaaccctCATCCTCCAATTCAGGGAGTTCCTTGGAGGATATAGTCAAAAACGTCTGGCTACTACTACCTCCCAGATCCAGCAAGAGACTAGACAGTTCCAGCAGGAGACCAGATCAGGCATGAAAGATATGGATGCTCGAATAAACCAATTGGCAACTGCCATCAATCGCCTGGAGTCCCACGTTCATGGAAAATTGCCATCTCAACCCGAGATAAATCCCaggaatgtaagtgccatgacactgaggagtggcaaggaactGGAAGGGCCTAAAGTGGAAAgttcaaaaagcaaaagtgaggaGGAGATAGAAAAGGAAATCGAAGAGGAAGGGCGTATTCGCAAGGATCCTAAGGTAACCTTCACTTCTCCGCCCACTATTAAATCTAACTTACCTCCTTTTCCTTGCAGGCTGGAGAAGACAATAAAGgtagaaagggaaaaagaaatcctGGATGTGTTCCGcaaagttcaagtaaacatcCCCCTATTGGACGTGATCAAGCAGGTACCCAAATACgcaaagttcttaaaagacTTGTGCATtaacaaaagaaagctaaggggTGATGAGAGAGTGAtggtaggagagaatgtatcaGCTGTACTTCAAAGGAAACTTCCACCCAAATGCggggatccag GACCATTAAAAGAAAcggggataataattcaattggctgatcgtACATGTGCTTATCCGGATGGGATAATTGAGaatgttttagtgcaa TCTGTGTTTGCTATCTATGCCACTAatccctctgtgcaagaattttctaagtttgctTGTAGGGGTAAATTCAAGGTTGCTGCGAACAAGTCCTATAGGATGAAAGCAATTCACGAGgtgaaaatggagagaaaatttaGGGAAAAGGTTGCACTCAATGGCCACGTGGATCCTGGAGGAAGGCcaccaattacaagaaaaattcAATTACATCCAGACTAA